A single Phragmites australis chromosome 4, lpPhrAust1.1, whole genome shotgun sequence DNA region contains:
- the LOC133916810 gene encoding transport inhibitor response 1-like protein, translated as MSEEDEDQPPPKRPSASPPADQVLDNVLETVLKFLDAPGDRSAASLVCRSWHRAESATRESVAVRNLLAASAARTARRFPNARSLLLKGRPRFADFNLLPPGWAASAFRPWAAAVASGTFPALTSLYLKRIPVTDADLDLLSGSLPASFLDLSLLLCDGFSSRGLASIATHCRGLRVLDVVECDMAEEDEQEVVDWVAAFPPEPTNLESLSFECYGPPVAFAALEALVARSPHLSRLRVNQHVSLGQLRRLMAHAPRLTHLGTGSFRPADGGDEGVNFGQMVSAFASVGRARTLVSLSGFRDLAQEFLPTIAVVCANLTSLDLSYAPVTPNQIVMFIGQCFNLETLWVLDSVRDEGLETVGNFCKKLQSLRVLPLDAHEDADELVSEVGLTAISRGCPGLRSILYFCQTMTNAAVITMSENCPELKVFRLCIMGRHQPDHATGEPMDEGFGAIVRNCSKLTRLSTSGHLTDRAFEYIGQYGKSLRTLSVAFAGNSDLALQHILRGCSKLEKLEIRDCPFGDAGLLSGMHHFYNMRFVWMSGCNLTLQGCKEVARGLPQMVVELINGQPENERTEGIDILYMYRSLDGPREDVPPFVKIL; from the exons atgtcggaggaggacgaggaccaGCCGCCGCCGAAGCGGCCGAGCGCGTCGCCGCCCGCGGACCAGGTCCTCGACAACGTGCTCGAGACGGTGCTCAAGTTCCTCGACGCGCCGGGGGACCGTAGCGCCGCGTCCCTCGTCTGCCGCTCCTGGCACCGGGCCGAGTCCGCCACCCGCGAGTCTGTCGCCGTCCGCAACCTCCTCGCGGCCTCCGCGGCCCGCACCGCGCGGCGCTTCCCCAACGCGCGGAGCCTCCTCCTCAAGGGCCGCCCGCGCTTCGCCGACTTCAACCTCCTCCCGCCCGGCTGGGCCGCGTCCGCCTTCCGCCCctgggccgccgccgtcgcatCCGGCACCTTCCCCGCACTCACCTCGCTCTACCTCAAGCGCATCCCCGTCACTGACGCCGACCTCGACCTCCTCTCCGGCTCCCTCCCCGCATCCTTCCTCGACCTCTCCCTGCTCCTCTGCGACGGCTTCTCCTCACGCGGCCTTGCCTCCATCGCCACCCATTGCAG GGGGCTGCGAGTGCTCGACGTGGTGGAGTGCGACATGGCCGAGGAGGACGAGCAGGAGGTGGTGGACTGGGTGGCGGCGTTCCCGCCGGAGCCGACCAACCTCGAGTCGCTCTCCTTCGAGTGCTACGGGCCGCCGGTTGCCTTCGCCGCGCTCGAGGCGCTTGTGGCGCGGTCGCCGCACCTCAGCCGCCTGAGAGTCAACCAGCACGTATCGCTCGGGCAGCTGCGCCGGCTCATGGCGCACGCGCCGCGGCTGACGCACCTCGGCACCGGCTCGTTCCGGCCGGCGGACGGCGGCGACGAGGGGGTCAACTTTGGGCAGATGGTGTCCGCGTTCGCGTCCGTTGGGCGAGCGCGCACGCTCGTTTCGCTGTCCGGCTTCCGTGACCTCGCGCAGGAGTTCCTGCCAACCATCGCTGTGGTGTGCGCCAACTTGACGAGCCTCGACTTAAGCTACGCCCCGGTCACCCCCAATCAGATTGTAATGTTCATCGGGCAATGCTTCAATCTTGAGACGCTATGG GTGCTTGACTCTGTGCGTGATGAAGGGCTCGAGACCGTGGGGAATTTCTGCAAGAAGCTCCAGTCTCTTCGTGTGCTCCCATTGGACGCACACGAGGACGCCGACGAGTTGGTTTCAGAGGTTGGCCTTACTGCCATCTCCCGGGGTTGCCCTGGGCTCCGTTCAATATTATATTTTTGCCAGACAATGACCAATGCTGCTGTTATCACCATGTCGGAAAACTGCCCGGAGCTCAAGGTATTCCGGTTATGTATAATGGGACGACACCAGCCTGACCATGCGACCGGTGAGCCTATGGATGAAGGGTTTGGTGCCATTGTTCGGAATTGCAGCAAGCTTACCAGGCTGTCCACATCTGGGCACCTTACTGACCGGGCATTTGAGTACATTGGCCAGTATGGCAAGTCCTTGCGGACGCTCTCCGTGGCGTTTGCTGGAAATAGTGATCTGGCGCTGCAACACATTCTCCGGGGCTGTTCAAAGCTAGAGAAGCTTGAGATAAGAGACTGCCCTTTCGGTGACGCCGGCCTCCTCTCTGGGATGCACCATTTCTACAACATGCGTTTCGTCTGGATGTCAGGCTGCAACCTGACGCTGCAAGGGTGCAAGGAGGTGGCTCGTGGGCTACCGCAGATGGTGGTGGAGTTGATAAATGGGCAGCCTGAGAATGAAAGGACCGAAGGTATTGACATCTTATACATGTATCGGTCACTTGATGGGCCAAGGGAAGATGTACCACCATTTGTGAAGATCCTTTGA